CACTTTTGCGTCACAACAGATGAAAGCGTTGCTGCTTAGTTTGACTGGCCTCAATAAGAAATACGAGCAAAAGCAGCACTCTTCATCTGTAATGATGTATTTGTACATACAGGGATGAAAACATCTTCAGAGTTCATCACAAGTGTTTAGATTAACTCCACGACACAAAATGAACCTGTGAGCTGAAGTTAGTTTGTTACATTTAAAGTTCCCAAGAAGGTCGAGAATGAACGTTTATgctcattaaaatgttgtttttctttgtacagTCAGAAAGAGACATTTTGCATAAACAAATGAACATAAATCTAAAGAAGTAGAAGAACTCATCTAAAACAAAACCTGATAAAGAGaaatcaaaagagaaaagaaataaagatgtgAAGTCAGGAGCAACTAAAAGATGAAACCCGTAACGTCTTTTATAAAGAACTTGTTGAATTGAAATggttatatacatatatgtgtatatacatatataggcAAAACTATTTGTAAGCGATTAACGGCAATAATAACTCCattcttgctttttttgtgtcattttgagCCATAAAGTCTGAACTGACTTCATGTAAACACGTGTGAATATGCTACATTAAGAGCTGTGACGTAgtattaaatagaaaaaaaactatttatggTGGGAGGTATAAACAAACACGGTCAACCAGGAGATCaggtttttaataataattatgttatgttgttaaaaTGACACCAAAAgcctaaaatgtgttttcatgacaCGCTGAGCATCTTTCagaagttgttttgtttctaagCTTTCCTTTAACATCAGGTTGGAGtttcagcttttcatttttttccctttgtaaCGAGCAATTAAACCTGCTGCAAAATCTATCAGTTCAAAAGGAATCGGATCGTAAATCTTTGAGACTCTCTGACCTTTGCTAGACCGAAGATACCAAAAATGAAGAGAAGCTAACGTGGTTAATTAGCCGTGCAGCGCTGTGTAGCTTTATTGAACCTCCTCTGTAGGTGTGACGTCGATGTTACAAATATGTCTCTTAAATAAACGATGCAAACCTAACGGACAGTTGATGCTCGttaacaggaagtgagagaaCTAGTGTCGagtgaaatgaacaaaaagtcaaacagaGAGATGTTGAACTCGTGTTAGTGGTCATCAAGCTTTTTACAAAAAGGTTCACGAATGAATTCTTCTTCTGTGACCAGACcgtaaaatgtctttctttacttCTTAAAAATGGACACAGTTCAATTACAAAACCTCTTTTTCTTGAGAAACTTATAAAAGCATCACTGTGGAAATCTTCTACCTGGAGTCTTCAAAACAAACgtcaaaaacaaatccaaatcaATAACCCAGCCCGTCACGGCCTCGTGGATGAAGGTAATGTTCTGGTACCTTTGTGAAATCTAACCTGTTGGGTCCCGTTATATAAAAACATCAGCTCTTCTCCACCTGAGGGGGGCGCCGTCCTGGGGAATCAAACCACCGCTTTCCTCTCTGCGGACAGAGTGTCGACTCGCTCTACGACTCGCTCTCcaccagtctgtctgtctggctggcAGACGCTTGCAGGGGTCAAAAGGTCAAGAGTTTTCTTGGAGTGAGAAGTGTCAGCgccagacagacaggtgtcTCACAGTGCAGAGGTCACGCAGCAGCCGCCGGATTCGCTGCTTGAGCTGCGGGAGGCGGGACAAAGGGTCCGGAGGCTCCAGCTCGCCGGAGTGGTCCAACCAGGACTCTAAAACTGAAGACGGAGAGACGGAGGAAAGGAACTAAAGACGGTATCTATGATCGCGTTAAAGACACCAGACtgctttcacaaaaacagtcatttaagcTCTCAGGTCACAGGAGTTACTGCTCTACTGCTGCTTCtgtctgttagtttgtttgtgttgttgtgtgaatTTGGTGAAGCTGAagaaaccctttaaaacaccaaaatcacaaaataagaCCAACAAACTAACAGATCCATGTGGCAGTAGACGAGAaacacctcttcaagaagtactaccctgagccttcctcgtagcacttattgtattcgtattcgtttactgcacttatcctattcgtagtagtttgtagcacttattatattcgtatcagtctgttgcaattattgttttcgtagtaatttgcctctgcactatacatttgctctggtttatactttgagatgcttgtttaagaaaggagatgcacttatgacttctggtgactagtagttctcttgaatacctatgttgaatacacttcctgtaagtcgctttggataaaagcgtctgctaaatgactgtaatgtaatgtaatgtaatgtaactccTATGTCTTGTGAGGTAAAATCACTGGTTTTgtaaatggagtctggtgtcgtCAATCCAACAGATTCAAACTCTGCTTGTGATATAATGTAAAGAGAACAAAAGTCCTGCAGTGTGTATTTcttttgactgtgtgtgtgtgtgtgtgtgtgtgtgtgtgtgtgtgtgtgtgtgtgtgtgtgtgtgtgtgtgtgtgttaccgtCCAGCTCCCGCTCTATCATGTCCATCCTGGCGCTGATCTGGTGGTGCAGAGACTCGACGTGCTCCAGCAGGTTCAGCTGACACTCGGCCTCAGACGCCGGgcgcgtgtgtgcgtgttcgCGGCTGTCCGTGTGCGTGTGGTCCTCTCTTTGCTTTATacccagcatgtgtgtgtgccccaCAGCGTACGCATCCGTCGTGGCGTCATCAGCCGGTTGCTGGTCGACATATTCAGGCTTTagttcctgtaaaaaaaaaacagagtcagAAACTCGTGAATCAAACAggattattgtattttttaacgTATGACGGAGAgatttctgataaaaaaaacagaagaaggtTTTGATAtttgacatgaaaacacaacgtGTTCTGAGATCACTCGCACAGATAAAAATAGTTCTACATTTACTAGAAAAGAGCCCGGAGCCTCAAACTGGGTTTAGTGGTCTCATAGCAACAACAGGATCCGGATCAGTGCCGAGAACACCAGATGCTAAAAGGTCTCCGAGACGAGCTTTTGGTTTCTTTACATCATGCTTCCTGTTCATCTCTTACATAAACCACCAAGTCACACTTTGTCCATCCAGTGATGTGATCAATGTGCAGAACAGATCAGAGGATCAATGAAGTTCATATTGATCCTCAGGGAATGAAACGCATTTCtggagatatttcactcaaaacattgttttttactttgttgcAGTTtgcaaaatgatatatatatacatatgtagtATTATGTTTATGGAGTCATGAAAACCCTGTATTAATTAAAGCCTTCAGTAAACACATAATGACattcaaatgtttccttttcatATCCTATGTACTCCTGAATGTACAATAATCCACCATAAACCTAAATGTATATTAAGTCCAAGtcatacagaaaaataataaaacactgtgaTACAACTTAAAAATGCCAGATTCTTAAAAATTACGTtcatacaacagtttgtataatatcttacaaaaagttattCCTAATTTTTTCGTGTGTTTTTCCTACAACAATTCAGCAACAGTTGTCAATTTATGtttgttacatgaatacagactttcaaaataaacttccgtaaACTTagtaaaatacttagttaggtttagaaaagatggtgaaaGTATTGTTTGTTGTATATTAACTATGAATAACAGCACATTATTTTTAGTAGGTTTATTAATGAGTGCTGCTTAGACtcattttacataaaagtgTAAACGGGGTTTCTAAGTGAGGGACGAGAACAAAGCGTTAAAAGATTCTTTGAGTTTTTACCCGGAGCTCCGTGTCGTCCTCCTGCTTCACTGCAGCCGTCTGCCTgtccttttccctctcctctgctttttcccatgatgcaccgGGCTTCTGGTAGCAGTGCTCGCTGCTGACGTAGCAGACGGGCGTCTCTCCTCTCGGGCTGGACGCCAACCTCGACCCCTCCTCTCGTCTCCACGGCAACCTCCACAGCTGCAGGTCGGGATGTGACGGAGAGCTGtgcggacagacggacagaatGTGAAGCTTCCGTGGACGTCGACAGCAGCACGGAGTCACGTGACGTAACGTAGCGGTACTCACTGCAACAGGCTGATCTTCAGCTGCAGCCCGCTGAGGACCTGATTGAGGCCATGCGTGTGCGCCAGCAGACTGTTGGTGTGTGAGATCGTGGAGGCGTTGATCTCCGAGTAGTTCTCCTTCACGCAGGAAAGGCCAAACATGTGACCGGATATCAGCAAATCAGGTTCTGACAGGAACCGCTGGGGCCCAAcctccaaccacacacacacacacacacacacacacacacacacacacacacacacacacacacacacacacacacacacacacacacacacacacacacacacacacacacacacacacacacacacacacacacctattaTCACTATGCACCTATTATAACATCttagccaccagactccattcacaaaaacagtcatttaaccACAGAACAGAGTTGCTGGTCTTCTGCTGCTTCAGTCGTTTAGTTCGTTTGTGTTGTTGCGTGACTttgagagagagatatatatatatatatatatatatatatatatatatatatattatatatgacaAATGGAGCAGTAAAGCTACTGTGAGAGATTAATAGTCCTGGAAATCAATTTCTACTTTAGTCAGTGAGGCTAACTGCTAAAATGAGCACAACTTCATCCTCTTTGTTATCGCAGgttttggtttttggactgtttgtaTCTGGcaaatcaatcatggcttcctagttgcaCCGAATAGCtcagaattttatgttttttacagaatctggttaaattAACGGTTTATTTTAGGGGGAATTTAAAATGAGacctgaaataaaatgtttttgatgaaatattacaattttaaaatggCAATTTCTAATCACATTATGTTTTAAGGACtgtcagaaagatgaaaatcttaCGACAATCACAGTtcttacagcttctggctgtgatgaACGGTGTAGTTTTGCTgatcatttaaagaaaacatgcttttccgtCCCACCAGAGGGTTTTGGGTTCAGAGGGAGTTCTGTTATGTGAAATAAACATCAGACGTCCTCACCTGCAGTGTGTCTGCAGTAGTAGCAGGTGTAGTTGTGTGGGACGTTGTCTTCGTAGAGACCCATACAGGTTCCATGCTGCCAGCACAGACACGACTCacactgcagacaaacacagacacagaggatTAATCACTGATCAATCAAAGTGATCGGTGTTACAGATTCACAGAGACCTCAACGAGCATCTGAGCGTGGAAGTGTTTTAAAGaagctcctgtgtgtgtgtgtgtgtgtgtgtgtgtgtgtgtctctcacctGGATCATGAAGTCGTTCTCCTCGTCCACTTCGCACACACACCTCACCACCTCACAATCCTCCGTATCCATAGCGACGGGCCAGGAGGGCGTGTCCTCCCCGCTCTCCGCCGTGAGCGTCGACCAGTCGCTGCCGTCGTCGGCTGAGGGAGACGGAGACAGAAGCCTCTGGTTTACTTTACAATCAAGATCAGAAAAGCTGAACTCTTCACATGAAACGAGTTCTCACGTTGTGTGTACGCGTGTTCGTGTTCAGACGACAGCTTCAGCGTGATCGGAGGTCGGTCGGAGTTCTCGTCGTCGCTGCTGCCGAGTCCTGacgagaagaaagaaaacacaaaacacacaagtttatacacaaagtgtgtgtgtgttcatgaagtAAAGCCAACTGTTGCATAGAGCgaatgcaaaaatgcaaatggATGCAAATAAGTTCGGGAGAGCCTATCAGCAGTGAGATCCCCCTGTTGTCATTGACGACGGTTAAGAGGGGGGGTCGACTCTCACCTGGCTgacttctcttcttcttcttcttctttttcttcttcttcagtttgACTCTCAGGAagttcttcctctcctttctgtccTGGTCTCCTGTTTTCACATCTGCAAAACAGacggagaagaaaagaaaacaactgaaCTCGTCCTaaaaaaacttatttattttacagattaaacacatttaaacctCGACCTGTTTGACCTttctttaaccctctgaacccccaAACAGtttcagggtgtttttttttttgcttctgtgaCATTTTTCTCTCCGATTTCttgattttcacttcaaaataaaagtcctgctcctctatggaaacagaacaatcatgactagaagtagagagaactcaaacatgtctttagtgcagaataacaaagtaataatgacataaataaagaaaacttttgcacgttgaatttctttgagaattcattttacagaaaatggcaaacaatggaatctatatatacAACATGATTCCAAGTGTTCAAAAGTGTTACCAATgtcagaaatagaaatagaggctccacatgttatatatattgaacCATTTACAATTTAACAATCTCTGACTCTCACTGATTTgttgtcacgtgactgttgAATCAtgaatcatgtcttcatagtttcactgaggagctcagaatatttttttttttttacagaatctagTTAAAGGAGACGGTTTATTTGTGGCCAagttttaaatgagacatgttgaataaatataagaaataatCCCAATTTTAAGTTTAGTTTGGTTGCGTTTTTCTGACGGAAGCGTTGGttacacatgatgtgttcaaggaccgtcggaaaTATG
The sequence above is a segment of the Anoplopoma fimbria isolate UVic2021 breed Golden Eagle Sablefish chromosome 12, Afim_UVic_2022, whole genome shotgun sequence genome. Coding sequences within it:
- the LOC129099650 gene encoding PHD finger protein 20-like, coding for MKMKTPPDRSGITFEVGAQLEARDRHKNWYPATIEKIDYDKERIHVHYRQWSRRHNEWFHWTSPYIRPLERVSLRRQGLSPPCSQPMFVSGAKVLACWTDCRFYPAKILRVNKDESYTVRFYDGVVLTVKPTKVKPFQEKSRSEKSAVGSEGWEEGESEEEEEDEGEEEEEEEEIKEEETEEKVTSGEMEGAEEGEEERKRRAEPSSSHPPAKKKTDSRSSGAHNQPITADCAQPAPADSAHMDKDLLERQAHLPTTHRFSREPLYRVIKNQPPPILSIELDHNPFKCPGVGCTKSFRKASLLHYHMKYYHSEQLLDEELEAPRRNRSSSKGSDFLSDCKSEDQNTYHHDDREHGAMDTDVKTGDQDRKERKNFLRVKLKKKKKKKKKKRSQPGLGSSDDENSDRPPITLKLSSEHEHAYTQPDDGSDWSTLTAESGEDTPSWPVAMDTEDCEVVRCVCEVDEENDFMIQCESCLCWQHGTCMGLYEDNVPHNYTCYYCRHTAGEDVGPQRFLSEPDLLISGHMFGLSCVKENYSEINASTISHTNSLLAHTHGLNQVLSGLQLKISLLHSPSHPDLQLWRLPWRREEGSRLASSPRGETPVCYVSSEHCYQKPGASWEKAEEREKDRQTAAVKQEDDTELRELKPEYVDQQPADDATTDAYAVGHTHMLGIKQREDHTHTDSREHAHTRPASEAECQLNLLEHVESLHHQISARMDMIERELDVLESWLDHSGELEPPDPLSRLPQLKQRIRRLLRDLCTVRHLSVWR